In a genomic window of Allomeiothermus silvanus DSM 9946:
- a CDS encoding biotin--[acetyl-CoA-carboxylase] ligase yields the protein MFGELSPEALLPLLETPLGRTYRYLERTSSTQDVAKAWAEEGAPEGALVVAETQQKGRGRRGRPWQSAPGESLTFSLLLRPQIPSERFPLLSFAAGVALREACGVGGLKWPNDLLAPDGRKLAGILLEAGRGYVVLGIGLNVHKAPPGAAALAEFGLVERPKVLAGFLNRLGHLYPALEGQASQILSAWRRYSLTLGREVSLETPQGSLQGRAMDIAEDGSLWVEVSGTIRRVTSGDVALIGMLGEQP from the coding sequence GTGTTTGGCGAGTTGAGCCCGGAGGCCTTGCTTCCTTTGCTCGAGACCCCATTGGGGCGAACGTACCGCTACTTGGAGCGCACTTCTTCCACCCAGGACGTAGCTAAAGCCTGGGCCGAGGAGGGGGCCCCCGAAGGGGCTTTGGTGGTAGCGGAGACACAGCAAAAGGGCCGAGGGCGGCGGGGGCGGCCCTGGCAGAGCGCACCGGGAGAAAGCCTCACCTTCTCGCTGCTGCTGCGCCCCCAGATTCCTTCGGAGCGCTTTCCTTTGCTCTCCTTCGCCGCTGGGGTCGCCCTGCGCGAGGCCTGTGGGGTAGGTGGGCTCAAGTGGCCCAACGACCTATTGGCCCCAGATGGCCGCAAACTAGCAGGGATCCTGCTCGAGGCCGGGCGTGGATACGTGGTCTTGGGGATCGGCCTCAACGTGCACAAGGCCCCTCCTGGTGCGGCGGCTTTGGCCGAATTTGGCCTGGTGGAACGCCCTAAGGTGCTAGCCGGTTTTCTCAACCGCCTGGGGCACTTGTACCCTGCGCTCGAGGGGCAGGCCAGCCAGATACTTTCTGCCTGGCGGCGCTATAGCCTCACCCTAGGCCGGGAAGTATCGCTCGAAACTCCTCAGGGATCGCTGCAGGGCCGGGCTATGGATATCGCCGAGGATGGTTCCCTATGGGTGGAAGTTTCAGGTACAATTCGGCGCGTCACCTCGGGCGATGTAGCCCTGATCGGAATGTTAGGCGAACAACCTTAG
- a CDS encoding biotin transporter BioY, producing the protein MNPTQTLPYLPLAKSFLPTRTLIRDVVLVLAGCLFVALTAQFAVGAPVPITGQTFGVLLVGAVLGSRLGFLALVTYVLAGSLGAPFFAGGASGIGKGLTLGYLVAFPIAAWLVGYLVERFGADRSFFKTLGMMLVANLLIYAIGVPWLGYVGFKLGIFKDWNTVIMAGMTKFLLGDFIKAVLAASLLPLAWRFVGRK; encoded by the coding sequence ATGAACCCGACCCAAACCCTTCCTTATCTGCCCCTTGCTAAATCCTTTTTACCCACGCGCACCCTTATCCGTGACGTGGTTTTGGTGCTGGCGGGTTGCCTGTTTGTGGCCCTAACCGCGCAGTTTGCGGTAGGTGCCCCGGTGCCCATTACCGGTCAGACCTTCGGGGTGCTCTTGGTGGGCGCGGTGCTGGGCAGCCGTCTGGGCTTTTTGGCCTTGGTCACCTACGTCCTAGCGGGCAGCCTGGGGGCCCCTTTCTTTGCCGGGGGGGCCTCCGGGATCGGTAAAGGCCTGACGCTGGGCTATCTGGTAGCTTTCCCCATCGCGGCCTGGTTGGTGGGTTACTTGGTCGAGCGCTTCGGGGCTGACCGTAGCTTTTTCAAAACCCTCGGGATGATGCTGGTGGCAAACCTGCTCATCTACGCCATCGGGGTGCCCTGGCTGGGCTATGTGGGATTCAAATTGGGCATCTTCAAGGACTGGAACACGGTGATTATGGCAGGCATGACCAAGTTTCTCCTGGGAGACTTCATCAAGGCGGTGCTGGCGGCTTCCTTACTGCCGCTAGCGTGGCGCTTTGTAGGTCGGAAGTAG
- a CDS encoding cobalamin-binding protein, with product MRIVSLTASNTEIVWALGCLDQLVGVDDHSDFSAEVSRIPRVGPDLQVNLDKVETLKPDLVLSSLSVPGMERVVEGLERRGIPQVVLDPETLADVYADIRRVAELLGVPRQGTHVVRAMQQRIAAARGRLPNWVRPPRVMVEWWPRPMIAAGQRSWVTQMLEALGAQNAFAHLEVRSKPLGAAEVEEAQPDLITVSWCGVKKLRPEVVLKRNLRIPAIRYGQVFPLEEAYLGRPGPRLAEGVERLANLLQRVPVWAKPIPGVEGGGGEGI from the coding sequence ATGCGCATCGTTAGTCTTACCGCTTCCAACACCGAGATCGTCTGGGCCCTGGGTTGCTTGGACCAGCTAGTAGGAGTGGACGACCACTCGGACTTCTCGGCGGAGGTTTCGCGCATCCCCCGCGTGGGACCGGATTTGCAGGTGAACCTGGACAAAGTGGAAACCCTCAAACCGGATTTGGTGCTCTCGAGCCTTTCTGTGCCCGGCATGGAGCGGGTGGTGGAGGGCCTGGAGCGGCGCGGCATTCCCCAGGTGGTCCTCGACCCCGAGACCTTGGCGGATGTGTACGCCGACATCCGGCGGGTCGCAGAGCTTTTGGGGGTTCCTCGGCAGGGGACCCATGTAGTTCGGGCCATGCAGCAGAGGATCGCTGCTGCCCGGGGCCGCTTGCCCAACTGGGTGCGCCCGCCGCGGGTGATGGTGGAGTGGTGGCCGCGTCCGATGATCGCGGCGGGGCAAAGAAGCTGGGTGACCCAGATGCTCGAGGCTCTGGGGGCCCAGAACGCCTTCGCCCACCTCGAGGTGCGCTCGAAGCCGCTGGGCGCGGCCGAGGTGGAGGAGGCCCAGCCCGATCTTATTACGGTGTCGTGGTGCGGGGTCAAAAAACTGCGGCCGGAAGTGGTGCTGAAGCGGAACTTGCGGATTCCAGCCATCCGCTATGGGCAGGTATTTCCGCTCGAGGAAGCCTACCTGGGCCGCCCCGGGCCCCGTTTGGCCGAAGGGGTGGAGCGCCTGGCCAACCTGTTGCAGCGCGTCCCGGTGTGGGCCAAGCCGATCCCAGGGGTAGAAGGGGGCGGGGGTGAAGGAATTTAA
- a CDS encoding cysteine hydrolase family protein: MVEVPEIPKQAEVLLPATETALIVVDMQNDFVEPEGALFVPEAPKTLPAIRRLLERAREAGVKVVYTQDWHPEEDPEFKIWPRHAVQGTWGAQIVDELRPLPGETVLPKARYDGFYGTPLDHLLHLWGIKNVVVVGTVANICVLHTAGSAALRWYTVVLPEDGISALTPFDRESTLRQVSFLYQGKITTVDGVKFV, translated from the coding sequence ATGGTCGAAGTCCCGGAGATACCCAAACAGGCCGAGGTGTTGCTGCCTGCCACAGAGACTGCCCTAATTGTGGTAGACATGCAAAACGACTTTGTCGAGCCAGAGGGAGCCCTTTTCGTACCTGAAGCTCCCAAGACCCTTCCGGCGATCCGGCGTCTGCTCGAGCGGGCCCGGGAGGCCGGGGTCAAGGTGGTCTACACCCAAGACTGGCATCCGGAGGAGGACCCCGAGTTCAAGATCTGGCCCCGCCACGCGGTTCAGGGTACCTGGGGGGCGCAGATCGTGGATGAACTCAGGCCCCTGCCGGGCGAGACCGTGCTGCCAAAAGCTCGCTACGATGGTTTCTATGGCACTCCACTGGACCACCTGTTGCACCTATGGGGCATCAAAAATGTGGTGGTGGTGGGAACGGTGGCGAATATCTGTGTGCTGCACACCGCAGGGAGCGCGGCGTTGCGTTGGTACACGGTGGTTTTGCCTGAGGACGGGATCAGCGCGCTCACGCCTTTTGACCGCGAGAGCACCCTGCGGCAGGTCTCTTTCCTCTACCAGGGGAAAATCACCACCGTAGACGGGGTGAAGTTTGTCTAA
- a CDS encoding WD40 repeat domain-containing protein, translating to MHWTLALGMAFGLAWAQLSPAGEFSGHRSPVTAVAYSPDGRTLALAADLYIQLYQGYTLKRTLRGHTDTVRSLAFNSDGTLLLSGSADGTLRLWNPTSGYSVRTLPASGEIWSAGFIPDGEEVFGAGSEGKIWLWNRMGRLTRTLEAQGGWIYSAAFSPNGKTLVSGGLDGKARIWSAEGSLQSSLSSGGGIYALAFAPEGDRFAVGNRDGAVWVWGLGGELRQMLPAHRLPVSALAYGPGGVLASAGQDEKIVVWNARGQKLRGLSPGATALALAFSPDGHTLLSGGDDGRAWRWNTATGRAEGVLEPFAASVFALAYSPDGRILASGGADKTVRLWDGQGRLLRTFSGPMLALTTLAFSPDGKILAGGSQDGWIWLWEAASGKLLRQLGPHDNGAWALAFHPTLPLLVSGGGDELLKFWNPNTGRLLRDFRAHESTVLAASFSPDGQTLASAGADGTIRLWSTGGQPLRSLPPPRPGYVGQGDIVEPSHAGAVYALAYSPDGRMLASASHDNTLKLWDLRTGQELRVLRAHTNAVQKVIFSPDGKSLLSAAWDQTVRLWSLEGRLLQTLPGFSRPLYALAWSPRGILAVGSGTAARGGTISLFRLR from the coding sequence ATGCATTGGACGTTAGCCTTGGGGATGGCCTTTGGCCTAGCATGGGCCCAGCTCTCGCCCGCCGGAGAGTTCTCCGGGCACCGCAGCCCGGTCACGGCGGTCGCCTATAGCCCCGATGGGCGAACCCTAGCCTTGGCCGCCGACCTCTATATCCAACTCTACCAGGGCTACACGCTAAAGCGCACCCTGCGGGGGCATACCGACACCGTGCGCTCCCTGGCCTTCAACTCCGATGGCACGCTCCTGCTCTCAGGCAGCGCGGACGGCACCCTGCGGCTTTGGAACCCCACCAGCGGATACAGCGTGCGCACCCTGCCCGCAAGCGGCGAGATCTGGTCGGCGGGGTTTATTCCCGATGGAGAAGAGGTCTTCGGGGCGGGTTCAGAGGGAAAAATTTGGCTGTGGAACCGTATGGGTAGGCTTACCCGAACCCTTGAGGCCCAGGGAGGCTGGATCTACAGCGCGGCCTTCAGCCCCAACGGCAAGACCCTGGTGAGCGGGGGGCTGGACGGGAAGGCACGAATCTGGAGCGCCGAGGGAAGCTTGCAGAGTAGCCTGAGCAGCGGCGGGGGAATCTACGCGCTCGCTTTTGCCCCGGAAGGAGACCGCTTCGCCGTAGGCAACCGCGATGGGGCAGTGTGGGTGTGGGGCTTGGGAGGCGAGTTGCGGCAAATGCTCCCGGCCCACCGGCTGCCGGTGAGCGCCCTGGCCTATGGCCCCGGTGGGGTGCTGGCCAGCGCCGGACAGGACGAGAAGATCGTGGTGTGGAACGCTCGAGGCCAAAAACTGCGCGGCCTCTCCCCCGGGGCCACCGCGCTCGCCCTGGCCTTCAGCCCAGACGGCCACACCCTGCTGAGCGGGGGCGACGACGGGCGGGCTTGGCGGTGGAATACCGCCACCGGACGCGCCGAGGGGGTACTCGAGCCGTTCGCCGCATCAGTTTTCGCACTGGCTTACAGCCCCGACGGACGCATCCTAGCCAGCGGGGGTGCCGACAAGACGGTGCGGCTATGGGATGGGCAGGGACGTCTGCTACGAACCTTCTCTGGCCCCATGCTGGCCCTCACCACCCTGGCCTTTAGCCCGGACGGAAAAATCCTGGCAGGTGGCAGCCAAGACGGCTGGATCTGGCTGTGGGAGGCTGCCAGCGGAAAGCTGCTGCGTCAGCTGGGTCCGCATGACAACGGTGCATGGGCACTAGCCTTCCACCCTACCCTGCCCCTATTGGTAAGCGGAGGCGGGGATGAACTCCTCAAGTTCTGGAACCCCAACACCGGACGGCTGCTCCGCGACTTCCGCGCGCACGAATCAACCGTGCTGGCAGCGAGCTTCAGCCCGGATGGACAAACTTTGGCCAGCGCCGGAGCCGACGGTACGATCCGCTTGTGGAGCACCGGGGGCCAGCCCCTCCGAAGCCTCCCCCCGCCCCGCCCCGGCTATGTCGGGCAAGGTGATATCGTCGAGCCGAGCCACGCCGGAGCGGTCTACGCTCTGGCCTACAGCCCCGATGGGCGTATGCTGGCTAGCGCCAGCCACGACAACACCCTAAAACTGTGGGATCTCCGAACCGGCCAGGAGCTCCGGGTCTTACGGGCCCACACCAACGCCGTGCAAAAGGTCATTTTCAGCCCCGATGGCAAAAGTTTGCTGAGCGCAGCTTGGGACCAAACCGTACGCCTATGGAGCCTAGAAGGTCGCCTCTTACAGACTTTGCCGGGATTCTCGAGGCCGCTGTATGCCCTAGCCTGGAGCCCTCGAGGCATCCTCGCAGTGGGCAGCGGTACCGCCGCGAGAGGCGGAACAATCAGCCTATTTCGCCTGAGGTAA